The following nucleotide sequence is from Pseudobacteroides sp..
CTACTTTTGGCTTTCATAAAATGTAATTGAGACCCCAGCTGATATCATTGCCGGATTTGAACTCAAATATAAATTATTATTCAAGTAAGAATATTTACTATCTGCCCGGACTTCAAATGTAGGTACAAGGGCCCCAAATTGTCCGCCATTTCGCACTATTATTATCTCCCCATCATTGGTCATCCAAAGATATCTGGCATCAATTGTCATAGGCGATGAGAGATTCTGGTAATCTGCTCCTGCAGGTATAATCTTGGCATTAAGTTTTCCAGTCACTGTACCGCCCGTTATGGGAATGATGTTTCTGTTTCCGCCCTTCTTAGTTGCTCCTACAGACTGGCTTGATCCAAGGCTAACTGATTCAACAATAAATTGGCTGCCATTCTTTTCTGATGATGCTTTTCTATAATCCCACGGTTGGTCCTTTACATCTGTAGGTTCATTTACTGTAATCGAGTTGCTTGAATTGGGATTTATGTTTATGCCTGATACATCATACACACTTATTTTCATAGTCTTAGCTGCAGTATCAATAATGCGTCTGCCAACATATTTACCTGTATTGAGCCAACTATAAGAACTGGAGGTTGGTGCTTCAAAATCCGGTACCATTCTTATATCATTTTGATTTGCAGCTGTGCCCGCACTTCTTAGATATATATAGGTCCCATCTGTGGTTTTAATTACAAATATCTGTTCGATTTCCATTGCACCATTTGAAATATCCAGTTGAAAATCAAGCCCTCCCGACATTATAGAGCCGGATAGTTTTGTTCCTGTTATAGTGCCGCCTTGGATCACATATACTTTTCTTTGACCATATTGAGTTTTACCCAAGTCGTAAACTTGATCAAGCTTCATACTTGCCTCCAAAACCAGCGACCCGTTTTCCGGTTTTGGAATCCCATCCGCCATTCCACATGTCCAAGACTTATGGGGAATAAGTATCTTTTCAATATCATTTGTCTGCTGCGGTGATGTTGGAGTAGGTATGCTTGTGCTGATTATTACTTTATTGAATTGACCTGCAATAAGTATTACATCAGCCATATTTATGGAATTATCACTATTTAGGTCATATTCGGCTTTATATTTTTCATCTCCTGAAACAGAATTAAAAGCACCTGCTAAAAGTATAACATCTGCCATATTAACTACCTTGTCATCATTTAAATCAGGTGCCTTTGTTCCTTGTGCTGTTGATATGCATTGAATAAAACCTACTGTGATAAAAATCATAATTACAAAAGAAATAAATAGCAAACCATGCCTTCTTGTGCTTATCATATGAATCCTATCCTCCGATTTTACCATTTATCACTCCAGCACTAATATGAGTAGTTAAATTTTGAGGCAATCATAATTACATCACTCATATTAATGACTCCGTCATTATTCAAATCACATTTTACATCATAATTGCTTTGTTCTTTTATTGCATTAAAGCGTGAAGCAATTAGTATGACATCAGCCATATTAACAACCCTGTCTCCATTAACATCTTGAGGTACCGGATTAACACTGCTTGGGGTATTTGTAGGAGTGTTAGTTGGAGTATTTGTAGGGGTATTTGTAGGGGTACTGTTTCCCGACATAGACTTTAAAACTGTGATTGTACTGTCATACCATATTTTAGCTGCTTTAATATATCCATTAACATTGAGGTGCAAACCATCTGAAGAAAGGTCTGTGCTTCTTACAAAATTCATGCTGCTCATCTTGTTAAAGTAGACGCTCTTGCCCTCGCTGACCTTTTGCTGAATAACTCCCGGAATTTCCGAATTGTATTTTGTAACGCTGTCGGGCACAGGATAATAATCCGATACAAATATCTTAATATTGGGCTTTTGTTTAATAATCTGATCTATCAAGTTGCTAAGACCGGTAGGGTTTGTTTTACCCGTCTGAAGTAAATCGTTTCCTCCGATCCACAGCAGTATTACATCCGGATTATGGGTAGCAAGCCAGTTATTTACATTACTTGCCACCTGAGGAATAGTCCAACCTGAATGGCCTTCATTATCTCTATCAGGCAAGGTACTCGGTCCTTTCTGGTTTGATCCGACAAAATCAAAATCAATTCCTGCATTTTTGTAATGTTTATATAATTCAGTACGATAGGACCCCATATTCGGGTCACCCATACCTTCTGTACAGGAATCACCAATGGGCATTATTTTAATTGGTGCTGCAGCAGAGGATGTTAATGTAGGATATGTAGAAATTCCTCCGATAGTTATCGCACCGATCAATAACACTGAAGATAGTACTTTGTGAAACTTAAAATTAATTTTTGACATTTTTGTAACCTCCCGAATATTATTTATGCAAAAAAGTTCCCTAATTTAAAAATAAATTAATTGATAGAAAAAATGCCGTGTAGATTAATATAAAACACTTTATAATGTTAAAAGTTATTGACCGAAAACCTCCCTTCCATAAAGCAAACCACTTGATTCTTCCAAATTTTATATTTCATTTATATTTTAAAAAAGTAACCTTAATCTTTTCTTAAGAAATAATATATACATAACTAATTTGTTAAGTTATTCTTAAGGTAGCTATTGTATAATAAAGTTATGAAATCTGCAAGGTGGTGAAAACATGAGAATATTGCTTGTTGAAGATGAAATTCATCTTTCAGAAGCTCTCTTATACACGTTAAGAAAGAACAATTACATAGTCGATGCAGCTTATGATGGAATAACAGGCCAGCAAATGGCCGAAACGCTGGTTTACAACCTTATTATCCTTGATAGAATGCTGCCTGGAAAGGAAGGCCTTGATATACTGAAAGAACTGCGAAAGCAAGGTATAACAACACCTATCCTTATATTGACCGCAAAAGATTCGGTTAAGAATAGGATTGAAGGGCTTGATAGCGGTGCGGATGACTATTTGATAAAACCTTTCTCAAAAGACGAACTTCTGGCAAGAATAAGAGCTCTAGGAAGAAGACAGACAGAAATAATAATAAATGAGGAATTAAACATAGGAAGTATGACCTTTAATCCATTAAAGGGCGAAATAAAAACAAAAAGTCAGACCTTAAAACTTACATCAAAAGAATCTCAGATTCTTGAAATCCTTATTAAAAATAAAGCCCTGGTTATTTCGAAGGAACAACTTATGGAGAGAATTTGGGGATTTCAATCAGATATTGAGCTTAATAATATTGAAGTATATCTATCATATCTAAGGAAAAAACTTGCACTGATAGATTGCGGGATTAAAATTGAAACCATCAGAGCTAGAGGTTATTGCCTGAAGGAGGTTTTGTAAAAATGTTTCGGAAACTTAAGATCAAGTTTATCATGACCAATATAGTTTCTTTAACAATTGTTTTACTTATGATTTTTTCCGGAATATATTTTTCAATGAAATATTGGATAAAATTTCAGGCAGATATGATACTAAATACCATTGCAAGAGATGAAAAATTGAGCTCCGATTATAATCCGTCACTGGTAAGATTCTTTTTTGTCAAAATGGATCCATATGGGAAAACAATAGGATCTGATTCAGATATTACTATTTCTGAGGATGATATGGAAACTTTTAAAGACTTAGCACTTAAAAGGGAAGTTACTACTGGAAATATTATTAATAATAATTACAAATTTAAATTTTTAATAGTTCCTAAAGGATATGGATCTATACTGGTATTTCTCGATTATAGTGTTGAAGAAGTAATGATTAAACCGCTTTTATTTATCAGTATTTTCATTAGTCTGGTAACCCTTACACTGGTTTTCATAATAAGTATTTTTCTTGCCAACAAATCCATTCAGCCTATAAAAGGATCATGGGAAAAGCAAGCTGCTTTTATTGCAGATGCATCACATGAACTTAGGACACCCCTTGCAGTAGTAACCTCAAATTTGGAAATAGTAATGGAAAACGAGACGGAAACTGTCGGAAGCCAGAAAAAGTGGTTTGGCAACATCCAAAGCGAATTGGAACGCATGAGAAAACTTGTTGATGATTTATTGTTTTTGGCAAGGGCAGATGCTGAAGATGAGTTTCCTAAAGATTATTTTGATTTAAGCGGATTATTATTTAAAATATGCGATTCTTTTATGCCGCTTGCAAAAAAGAAAGGATTAGCCCTAACCCTGTATAATAAAGATAATATCACAGCATATGGTAATGAATTTCGAATAAAACAGCTTATAACAATACTATTGGATAATGCGATAAAGTATACTGGCTGTGGAGGGAAAATCCATTTGAGGTTGGAATCTAATGCAACAATGTATCAATTGTCTATCATTGACTCTGGTGAAGGTATTCCTAAAGAACATATAGATAAAATTTTTGACAGGTTCTATAGAGTAGATAAATCCCGCTCCAGGGCTTACGGAGGTTCAGGATTAGGCTTGGCTATAGCAAAATGCATCATTAATGAGCACAAGGGAGTTATTAACATTATAAGTGAGGTTGGAAAAGGAACAGAGGTCACCGTATTTCTTCCTGTTGAATAGAGTTAATAAACACTGACCACCTTTATAAAATGAGTAAAAATAGTCTTATGGATTTATTTCTTAATACGTGTTACATTTATTATATGACATATTTTTTCAAAATATTTATAAAAGGAGGAGTGTACAATGAAACAAAAATTGGTGGTAATTCTTGTAGTTTTATTTTGTTTTACCATCTTATTTCCAGTAACGGTACATGCAGGACCAACGCTTACATCAAATGCAACCGGTACTTTTGAAGGCTACAACTACGAATACTGGAAAGATAACGGTACCGGTACTATGACTCTCAATGGGGGTGGTACGTTCAGCTGCTCATGGAGTAATATCAATAATATATTATTCCGTACAGGTAAGAAATTGGGCTCGACCAAGACTTATCAGGATTACGGTAATATCTCCATTGATTACTCTTGCAACTACCAGCCCAACGGCAACTCATATATGGCTGTCTATGGGTGGACGGAAGATCCCCTTGTAGAATATTACATCATAGATAGTTATGGCACCTGGAAGCCACCGGGAAATGGTATACCGATGAAGGGAACAATTACCGTTGATGGACGTACATATGAGGTTTATCAAAACTCCAGAACAGGGCCTTCCATTAAGGGCGATACAACTTTCCAGCAGTATTGGAGTATCTGCACATCTAAAAGAACAAGCGGAACCATTAGTGTCAGTGAACACTTTAAAGCA
It contains:
- a CDS encoding DUF3237 family protein, coding for MVKSEDRIHMISTRRHGLLFISFVIMIFITVGFIQCISTAQGTKAPDLNDDKVVNMADVILLAGAFNSVSGDEKYKAEYDLNSDNSINMADVILIAGQFNKVIISTSIPTPTSPQQTNDIEKILIPHKSWTCGMADGIPKPENGSLVLEASMKLDQVYDLGKTQYGQRKVYVIQGGTITGTKLSGSIMSGGLDFQLDISNGAMEIEQIFVIKTTDGTYIYLRSAGTAANQNDIRMVPDFEAPTSSSYSWLNTGKYVGRRIIDTAAKTMKISVYDVSGININPNSSNSITVNEPTDVKDQPWDYRKASSEKNGSQFIVESVSLGSSQSVGATKKGGNRNIIPITGGTVTGKLNAKIIPAGADYQNLSSPMTIDARYLWMTNDGEIIIVRNGGQFGALVPTFEVRADSKYSYLNNNLYLSSNPAMISAGVSITFYESQK
- a CDS encoding sensor histidine kinase is translated as MFRKLKIKFIMTNIVSLTIVLLMIFSGIYFSMKYWIKFQADMILNTIARDEKLSSDYNPSLVRFFFVKMDPYGKTIGSDSDITISEDDMETFKDLALKREVTTGNIINNNYKFKFLIVPKGYGSILVFLDYSVEEVMIKPLLFISIFISLVTLTLVFIISIFLANKSIQPIKGSWEKQAAFIADASHELRTPLAVVTSNLEIVMENETETVGSQKKWFGNIQSELERMRKLVDDLLFLARADAEDEFPKDYFDLSGLLFKICDSFMPLAKKKGLALTLYNKDNITAYGNEFRIKQLITILLDNAIKYTGCGGKIHLRLESNATMYQLSIIDSGEGIPKEHIDKIFDRFYRVDKSRSRAYGGSGLGLAIAKCIINEHKGVINIISEVGKGTEVTVFLPVE
- a CDS encoding GDSL-type esterase/lipase family protein, which produces MSKINFKFHKVLSSVLLIGAITIGGISTYPTLTSSAAAPIKIMPIGDSCTEGMGDPNMGSYRTELYKHYKNAGIDFDFVGSNQKGPSTLPDRDNEGHSGWTIPQVASNVNNWLATHNPDVILLWIGGNDLLQTGKTNPTGLSNLIDQIIKQKPNIKIFVSDYYPVPDSVTKYNSEIPGVIQQKVSEGKSVYFNKMSSMNFVRSTDLSSDGLHLNVNGYIKAAKIWYDSTITVLKSMSGNSTPTNTPTNTPTNTPTNTPSSVNPVPQDVNGDRVVNMADVILIASRFNAIKEQSNYDVKCDLNNDGVINMSDVIMIASKFNYSY
- a CDS encoding response regulator transcription factor yields the protein MRILLVEDEIHLSEALLYTLRKNNYIVDAAYDGITGQQMAETLVYNLIILDRMLPGKEGLDILKELRKQGITTPILILTAKDSVKNRIEGLDSGADDYLIKPFSKDELLARIRALGRRQTEIIINEELNIGSMTFNPLKGEIKTKSQTLKLTSKESQILEILIKNKALVISKEQLMERIWGFQSDIELNNIEVYLSYLRKKLALIDCGIKIETIRARGYCLKEVL